Proteins co-encoded in one Haloarcula pelagica genomic window:
- a CDS encoding chorismate mutase has translation MSSEPTPEDMSLEELRDEIRAIDREIVEKIAQRTYVADTIAQVKDEQGLPTTDEAQEQAVMDRAGENAERFDVDANLVKATFRLLIELNKVEQRENR, from the coding sequence ATGAGTTCAGAACCTACCCCGGAAGACATGTCACTGGAGGAACTGCGCGACGAGATCCGTGCCATCGACCGCGAGATCGTCGAGAAGATCGCCCAGCGAACGTACGTCGCCGACACGATCGCCCAGGTCAAAGACGAACAGGGCCTGCCGACCACCGACGAGGCACAGGAACAGGCCGTGATGGATCGCGCCGGCGAGAACGCCGAACGGTTCGATGTCGACGCGAACCTCGTGAAAGCGACCTTCCGACTCCTGATCGAGTTGAACAAGGTGGAACAGCGCGAGAACCGCTAA